In one Mesorhizobium australicum genomic region, the following are encoded:
- a CDS encoding isocitrate lyase/PEP mutase family protein, with protein sequence MDADKGARFRALHETTFVIPNPWDIGTARLLESLGYRALATTSAGYAFSRGLADGAVGFQDMIAHCRELAAAVDVPVSADLEKGKGDSAESAAETIFAAEAAGLAGCSIEDSTGDPSSPIYDFSLAVERVQAAVEAARALKRDFVFTARAENFLWGIKDLDDTIRRLQAFEKAGADVLYAPGLADVETVKAVCSSVSRPVNVLAIAGFTVDALRGAGAKRISVGSKLSTAAFGAVRRAALEMLEQGTFEYARDAMPFGDLQNLFAKRGNQA encoded by the coding sequence ATGGACGCGGACAAGGGGGCCCGGTTCCGGGCGCTGCACGAGACGACCTTCGTCATCCCCAATCCGTGGGATATCGGCACCGCGCGGCTGCTCGAATCGCTCGGCTACAGGGCGCTGGCGACGACGAGTGCCGGCTACGCCTTCTCGCGCGGACTGGCCGATGGTGCCGTCGGCTTCCAGGACATGATCGCGCATTGCAGGGAACTGGCCGCGGCCGTTGACGTCCCCGTTTCGGCGGACCTCGAGAAGGGCAAGGGCGACAGTGCGGAAAGTGCGGCCGAAACGATCTTCGCCGCGGAAGCCGCCGGTCTCGCCGGCTGTTCGATCGAAGATTCGACCGGCGACCCGAGCAGTCCGATCTACGACTTCTCGCTCGCCGTCGAGCGGGTCCAGGCGGCGGTCGAGGCAGCCCGCGCGCTGAAGCGCGATTTCGTCTTCACCGCCCGGGCCGAGAATTTCCTCTGGGGCATCAAGGACCTGGACGATACGATCCGTCGCCTGCAGGCCTTCGAGAAGGCCGGCGCCGACGTGCTCTACGCGCCCGGCCTCGCCGACGTCGAGACGGTGAAGGCGGTCTGTTCCTCGGTGTCGCGGCCGGTCAATGTGCTGGCGATTGCGGGCTTTACGGTCGATGCATTGCGCGGGGCCGGGGCAAAGCGCATTTCGGTCGGCTCGAAGCTCTCCACCGCGGCGTTCGGCGCGGTGCGGCGCGCGGCGCTCGAAATGCTGGAACAGGGCACGTTCGAATATGCCCGGGACGCCATGCCCTTCGGCGACCTCCAGAACCTCTTTGCAAAGCGCGGCAACCAGGCATAG
- a CDS encoding dihydrofolate reductase family protein produces MRQVIASAFVSLDGVMQAPGGPDEDRSGGFEYGGWVAGTWDDGVGEAIGRVFERPFDLLLGRKTYEIFAAHWPRVPDDDPIARQFNACRKYVATSSDAPLAWANSTAIHDAATEVRRLRQTDGPDLLVQGSSGLLKTLLAERLVDEITLLTFPLVLGKGKTFFSDESRPGAYSVVASSLTPSGIFIATYRPSRPVPTASFALDSPGEEEIARRRNIEAGG; encoded by the coding sequence ATGAGACAGGTCATCGCCAGCGCATTCGTGTCCCTCGATGGCGTGATGCAGGCGCCCGGCGGTCCGGATGAGGACCGGAGCGGCGGCTTCGAATATGGCGGTTGGGTCGCGGGCACCTGGGACGACGGCGTTGGCGAAGCGATCGGCCGGGTCTTCGAACGGCCCTTCGACCTGCTGCTGGGCCGCAAGACCTACGAGATCTTCGCCGCCCATTGGCCGCGTGTCCCGGACGACGATCCGATCGCCCGCCAGTTCAACGCCTGCCGCAAATATGTGGCGACGTCGTCCGACGCACCGCTCGCCTGGGCGAATTCGACCGCGATCCACGATGCTGCCACGGAAGTGCGCCGGCTCAGGCAGACGGATGGACCGGACCTGCTCGTGCAAGGCAGCAGCGGGCTCCTCAAGACCCTGCTCGCGGAAAGGTTGGTCGATGAGATCACGCTGCTGACCTTCCCGCTGGTGCTCGGCAAAGGAAAGACGTTCTTCAGTGACGAAAGCAGGCCGGGAGCCTATTCGGTCGTCGCGTCCAGCCTCACGCCAAGCGGCATCTTCATCGCGACCTACCGCCCGTCGCGACCGGTGCCGACCGCTTCCTTCGCCCTTGATAGTCCCGGAGAGGAGGAGATCGCCCGCCGCAGGAACATCGAGGCGGGCGGCTGA
- a CDS encoding ArsR/SmtB family transcription factor, with amino-acid sequence MPETDHLSATFAALADPTRRAILARLARGEASVTEIAEPFSMSLPAVSKHLKVLERAGLVRRGRSAQWRPVKLDPAPLRDAAGWIDHYRRFWEESLDRLDAYLTQLQAGDPDGSKH; translated from the coding sequence GTGCCCGAAACCGACCACCTCTCCGCCACCTTCGCCGCGCTCGCCGATCCGACGCGCCGAGCGATCCTCGCCCGGCTGGCGCGTGGCGAAGCGTCGGTGACGGAGATCGCGGAACCGTTCTCGATGAGCCTGCCGGCCGTCTCCAAACATCTCAAAGTGCTGGAGCGGGCAGGCCTCGTCAGAAGGGGCCGCTCGGCGCAGTGGCGGCCGGTGAAGCTTGATCCCGCCCCGCTGAGGGACGCGGCCGGCTGGATCGACCATTACAGGCGGTTCTGGGAGGAGAGCCTCGACCGCCTCGACGCCTATCTCACCCAGCTGCAGGCAGGAGATCCCGATGGAAGCAAACATTGA
- a CDS encoding peptide chain release factor 3, with the protein MTETIKDAVARRRTFAIIAHPDAGKTTLTEKLLLFGGAIQLAGEVKAKKDRMNTRSDWMKIERERGISVVTSVMTFEYGDNVFNLLDTPGHEDFADDTYRTLSAVDSAVMVIDAAKGIEPRTLKLFEVCRLRDIPIVTFVNKMDREARNTFEILDEIEAKLALDTAPMTWPVGQGRTFSGTYHLPTNSVRKGDDEMERTPVNGPDSNRVAGLLPLNEQEAFIEELELAREACKPFDRQAFLEGHLTPVYFGSALRNFGVRDLIEALGAFAPPPRDQEADSRVVHATEPEMSAFVFKIQANMDPNHRDRIAFVRVCSGELKRGMKAKLVRTGKQMSLTAPQFFFARSRITADEAYAGDVVGIPNHGTLRIGDTLTEGEEILFRGVPNFAPEILRRVRLGDPMKAKKLKEALQQMAEEGVVQLFQPEDGSPAIVGVVGALQLDVLKERLAAEYGLPVDFEIARFTVCRWIDADSPAELDRFIDSHRGDIARDLDGDPVFLAQHGFGLNYEADRWKQITFTAIKDYQVREET; encoded by the coding sequence ATGACCGAGACGATCAAGGACGCCGTCGCGCGTCGCCGCACATTCGCGATCATCGCGCACCCGGACGCCGGCAAGACGACGCTGACGGAGAAACTGCTCCTGTTCGGCGGCGCGATCCAGCTCGCCGGCGAGGTGAAGGCCAAGAAGGACCGGATGAACACCCGCTCCGACTGGATGAAGATCGAGCGCGAGCGCGGCATCTCGGTCGTCACCTCGGTGATGACCTTCGAATATGGCGACAACGTCTTCAACCTGCTCGACACGCCCGGCCACGAGGATTTTGCCGACGACACCTACCGCACGCTCTCGGCGGTCGACTCGGCCGTCATGGTCATCGACGCCGCCAAGGGCATCGAGCCGCGGACGCTGAAGCTGTTCGAGGTCTGCCGGCTGCGCGACATCCCGATCGTCACCTTCGTCAACAAGATGGACCGCGAGGCGCGCAATACGTTCGAGATCCTCGACGAGATCGAGGCGAAGCTCGCCCTCGATACCGCGCCGATGACATGGCCGGTCGGCCAGGGCCGCACCTTCTCCGGTACCTATCACCTGCCCACCAATTCGGTGCGCAAGGGCGACGACGAGATGGAGCGGACGCCCGTCAACGGTCCGGACTCCAACCGCGTCGCCGGGCTCCTGCCGCTCAACGAGCAGGAGGCCTTCATCGAGGAACTGGAGCTCGCCCGCGAAGCCTGCAAGCCGTTTGACCGCCAGGCCTTCCTCGAAGGCCACCTGACGCCTGTCTATTTCGGCTCGGCGCTGCGGAATTTCGGCGTGCGAGACCTGATCGAGGCGCTGGGCGCCTTCGCCCCGCCGCCGCGCGACCAGGAGGCCGACAGCCGTGTCGTGCATGCCACCGAGCCGGAGATGAGCGCCTTCGTCTTCAAGATCCAGGCGAACATGGACCCCAACCACCGGGACCGCATCGCCTTCGTCCGCGTCTGCTCGGGCGAGCTGAAGCGCGGCATGAAGGCCAAGCTCGTGCGCACCGGCAAGCAGATGTCGCTGACCGCGCCGCAGTTCTTCTTTGCCCGCTCACGCATCACCGCCGACGAGGCCTATGCCGGCGACGTGGTGGGCATACCCAACCACGGCACGCTCAGGATCGGCGACACGCTGACCGAGGGCGAGGAAATCCTGTTCCGCGGCGTGCCGAATTTCGCGCCCGAGATCCTGCGCCGCGTGCGGCTGGGCGACCCGATGAAGGCGAAGAAGCTCAAGGAAGCTTTGCAGCAGATGGCCGAGGAAGGCGTCGTGCAGCTGTTCCAGCCCGAGGACGGCTCCCCGGCCATCGTCGGCGTCGTCGGCGCGCTGCAGCTCGACGTGCTGAAGGAGCGGCTGGCGGCCGAATACGGCCTGCCCGTCGATTTCGAGATCGCCCGCTTCACGGTCTGCCGCTGGATCGACGCCGACAGCCCGGCCGAACTCGATCGCTTCATCGACAGCCATCGCGGCGACATCGCCCGCGACCTCGACGGCGACCCGGTCTTCCTCGCCCAGCACGGCTTCGGCCTCAACTACGAAGCCGACCGCTGGAAGCAGATCACCTTCACCGCGATCAAGGACTATCAGGTGCGCGAGGAGACGTGA
- a CDS encoding glutathione S-transferase family protein → MLFLYHAPISTCSQKVRLVLAEKELEWDGKAINFGKGDHLTPDYLKLNPNGVVPTLLHDGDPIIESSVITEYLDEAFPEKSVRPKDLKTLARMRAWRQYIDEVPTPSIRPISFNTFFVPIWSKMTEEEFWNYTERLPLRKHFYRKMGRGGFSKAEIDESLDRLTQTLNRMELALENGDYIIGDQYTLADVALTPTVVRLEDCGRSDLWDHLPRVAGWYERIKARPNFDIAYMPGSRDLGAHI, encoded by the coding sequence ATGCTGTTTCTGTACCACGCCCCGATTTCGACCTGCAGCCAGAAAGTGCGTCTCGTTCTGGCCGAAAAAGAGCTGGAATGGGATGGCAAAGCCATCAATTTCGGCAAGGGAGACCACCTGACGCCGGACTATCTGAAGCTCAACCCGAACGGCGTCGTGCCGACCCTGCTGCATGACGGCGACCCGATCATCGAGAGCAGCGTCATCACGGAATATCTGGACGAGGCGTTTCCGGAGAAGAGCGTCCGGCCGAAGGACCTGAAGACGCTGGCTCGCATGCGAGCCTGGCGCCAATATATCGACGAGGTTCCCACGCCGTCGATCCGTCCGATCTCCTTCAATACCTTCTTCGTTCCGATCTGGTCCAAGATGACGGAGGAGGAATTCTGGAACTATACGGAACGCCTGCCTCTGCGAAAGCATTTCTACCGGAAGATGGGCCGCGGCGGCTTCTCGAAGGCTGAAATCGACGAATCCCTCGACCGCCTGACGCAGACTTTGAACCGGATGGAGTTGGCGCTGGAGAACGGGGACTACATCATCGGCGACCAGTACACTCTCGCAGACGTGGCATTGACGCCCACCGTGGTGCGGCTCGAGGATTGCGGGCGGTCCGATCTGTGGGACCATCTTCCCCGCGTCGCAGGCTGGTACGAACGCATCAAAGCCCGGCCGAACTTCGACATCGCCTATATGCCGGGCTCCCGCGATCTTGGCGCGCATATCTAG
- a CDS encoding SRPBCC family protein yields MEANIDVTGAGGAAPMQLPDLTFRRVFDAPIALVFKAWTDPAHVAAWWGPHGFSNPFTAIEPRPGGRFHVHMQAPDGSIQPMGGHFVEIEEPTRIVFVTSLSSEDGATIIENVHTVTLVERGARTEMTLHSKMVHAAPFMLPHVGGMEEGWSQSLERLAAILKAI; encoded by the coding sequence ATGGAAGCAAACATTGATGTCACCGGCGCCGGCGGTGCCGCGCCCATGCAACTGCCCGACCTCACCTTCAGGCGCGTTTTCGACGCGCCGATCGCCCTCGTCTTCAAGGCCTGGACCGACCCGGCCCATGTCGCGGCGTGGTGGGGCCCGCACGGCTTCTCCAATCCCTTCACGGCCATAGAGCCGCGTCCCGGCGGCCGGTTCCACGTCCACATGCAGGCGCCGGACGGCTCGATCCAGCCGATGGGCGGCCACTTCGTCGAGATCGAGGAGCCGACCCGCATCGTCTTCGTGACCAGTCTGTCCAGCGAGGACGGGGCGACCATCATCGAGAACGTGCACACCGTCACGCTCGTCGAGCGCGGCGCGCGCACCGAGATGACGCTGCATTCGAAGATGGTCCACGCCGCGCCGTTCATGCTGCCGCATGTCGGCGGCATGGAAGAAGGCTGGAGCCAGAGCCTCGAGCGGCTGGCCGCCATCCTGAAAGCGATCTGA
- a CDS encoding peroxiredoxin → MSLRINDIAPDFTADTTQGTVRFHDWIGDGWAVLFSHPKNFTPVCTTELGTMAGYAPEFAKRNVKIIGISVDPVESHSKWKTDIKTATGFDVDYPLIGDKNLEVAKLYGMLPAGAGDTSEGRTPADNATVRSVFVIGPDKKIKLILTYPMTTGRNFAEILRAIDSIQLTARHQVATPADWKQGEDVIITAAVSNEDAVKRFGSFDTILPYLRKTKQPTA, encoded by the coding sequence ATGAGCCTGCGTATCAACGACATCGCGCCCGACTTCACGGCGGACACGACCCAGGGAACCGTCCGTTTCCATGACTGGATCGGCGACGGCTGGGCCGTCCTGTTCTCGCATCCTAAGAACTTCACGCCGGTCTGCACCACCGAGCTCGGCACCATGGCCGGCTATGCGCCGGAATTCGCCAAGCGCAACGTCAAGATCATCGGCATCTCGGTCGATCCCGTCGAAAGCCATTCGAAGTGGAAGACCGACATCAAGACCGCGACCGGCTTCGACGTCGACTACCCGCTGATCGGCGACAAAAACCTCGAAGTGGCCAAGCTCTACGGCATGTTGCCGGCCGGCGCCGGCGACACGTCGGAAGGCCGCACGCCGGCGGACAACGCCACGGTGCGTTCCGTCTTCGTCATCGGCCCGGACAAGAAGATCAAGCTGATCCTTACCTACCCGATGACGACCGGACGCAACTTCGCCGAGATCCTGCGCGCGATCGATTCCATCCAGCTCACCGCCAGGCATCAGGTCGCGACGCCGGCTGACTGGAAACAGGGCGAGGACGTCATCATCACGGCGGCGGTCTCGAACGAAGACGCCGTGAAGCGTTTCGGCTCGTTCGACACGATCCTGCCCTACCTGCGCAAGACGAAGCAGCCCACCGCCTGA
- a CDS encoding glutathione S-transferase C-terminal domain-containing protein, whose protein sequence is MKLYYFADGCSLATHIAMREAGMEFEIEEVDVQTRLTRSGRPFPEINAKGYVPALVFDDGSMLTENVALLDWVAQQSASLKPDEGMPRTRQTEALAFISTEMHKPYLSLFFLPGDEAKPILTGAIQGRFAHLAAGLGDDYLLGDRFSVADAFLYVMLRWAVMSKMSVPDRFASYVARIETRPAVQAALAAEGVQTIAA, encoded by the coding sequence GTGAAGCTCTACTACTTCGCCGACGGCTGCTCGCTCGCCACCCACATCGCGATGCGGGAGGCAGGGATGGAGTTCGAGATCGAGGAAGTCGATGTCCAGACCCGTCTCACCAGAAGCGGCCGGCCGTTCCCCGAGATCAATGCCAAGGGATACGTGCCCGCGCTCGTCTTCGACGACGGCTCGATGCTGACCGAGAACGTCGCGCTGCTCGACTGGGTGGCGCAGCAATCGGCCAGTTTGAAGCCCGACGAAGGGATGCCCCGGACCCGCCAGACCGAGGCGCTGGCGTTCATCTCGACCGAAATGCACAAACCGTATCTTTCGTTGTTCTTCCTGCCGGGCGACGAAGCCAAGCCGATCCTCACCGGCGCGATACAAGGTCGCTTCGCCCACCTCGCGGCAGGACTTGGCGACGATTACCTGCTCGGCGATCGCTTCTCCGTCGCGGATGCGTTTCTTTACGTGATGCTGCGGTGGGCGGTCATGTCGAAGATGAGCGTCCCCGACCGCTTCGCATCCTATGTCGCCCGCATCGAGACGAGACCGGCCGTCCAGGCCGCGCTCGCCGCCGAAGGTGTACAGACGATCGCGGCCTGA
- a CDS encoding MFS transporter codes for MTSRAAAYALLVGNFLIGMSVVAPAGMVGPLSADLGVSVTSAALLLTFGAVVLCIGSPLAAWGGAALDRRLLLSLSLAGLALSHVASALAPSLSGLMAVRIVAMAFAAVYTPQAAGAIAMIVPEKERAGAISFIFAGWSLAAAAGLPIAAWFASEHGWRGVHWGLAAIGLVAAAGVALSVPSGLRGAAMSLKSWGGLFSNRLVLVLLSATILSACGQFVVFPFFGPLLGDLAGATPSQIAIAFAMFGIAGFIGNIAASRIVGVLGGVRTSLLFFAMMTIGAALWSATVGSIEFVFAASMVWGAGFMASNSMQQARLAGAAPALAAAAIALNSSSLYVGQAAGSALGGVMFDGGFHRAMGWAATGAIMLALLMIWWSGRLERRR; via the coding sequence ATGACCTCCCGTGCGGCGGCCTACGCGCTCCTTGTCGGCAATTTCCTGATCGGCATGTCCGTCGTGGCGCCGGCGGGCATGGTCGGCCCGCTGTCGGCGGACCTCGGCGTGTCGGTCACGAGCGCCGCCCTGCTTCTGACGTTCGGGGCGGTGGTGCTCTGCATCGGCTCGCCGCTTGCAGCCTGGGGCGGGGCGGCGCTGGACCGCCGGCTCCTGCTCTCCCTCTCGCTGGCCGGCCTGGCCCTCAGCCATGTGGCATCTGCGCTCGCGCCGAGCCTGAGCGGCCTCATGGCGGTTCGTATCGTCGCGATGGCGTTCGCGGCGGTCTATACGCCGCAGGCCGCCGGCGCGATCGCGATGATCGTGCCCGAGAAGGAAAGGGCGGGCGCGATCTCTTTCATTTTCGCGGGCTGGTCGCTCGCCGCGGCCGCCGGCCTCCCGATAGCGGCCTGGTTCGCCTCGGAACATGGCTGGCGCGGCGTGCATTGGGGACTTGCGGCCATCGGTCTCGTGGCGGCCGCCGGCGTGGCACTGTCGGTGCCGTCGGGACTGCGCGGCGCTGCAATGTCGCTGAAGAGCTGGGGAGGGCTGTTCTCCAACCGGCTGGTCCTCGTCCTTCTCTCGGCCACGATCCTTTCCGCCTGCGGCCAGTTCGTGGTCTTCCCCTTTTTCGGCCCGTTGCTCGGAGACCTCGCCGGCGCGACGCCATCCCAGATCGCGATCGCTTTCGCGATGTTCGGCATCGCCGGTTTCATCGGCAACATCGCGGCGTCCCGCATCGTCGGTGTGTTGGGCGGGGTCCGCACGTCGCTGCTTTTCTTCGCTATGATGACGATCGGAGCGGCCTTGTGGAGCGCGACCGTCGGATCGATCGAATTCGTCTTCGCTGCTTCGATGGTCTGGGGCGCGGGCTTCATGGCCTCGAACTCGATGCAGCAGGCACGCCTTGCCGGCGCCGCGCCGGCACTTGCGGCGGCGGCGATCGCGCTCAACTCGTCGTCTCTCTATGTCGGCCAGGCCGCCGGCTCGGCGCTCGGCGGCGTGATGTTCGACGGCGGTTTCCATCGCGCCATGGGCTGGGCTGCGACTGGAGCGATCATGCTGGCCCTGCTCATGATCTGGTGGAGCGGCCGGCTCGAGCGACGACGCTAG
- a CDS encoding SRPBCC family protein: MSDSNFTVSVRVAATPDQAFAAIVDPRSWWGENIEGDASRVGAEWSYRYKDLHYSRQKTTELVLGRRVVWEVVDSALNFIEDRTEWTGTTIRFDIAPKGEQTEIVFTHVGIRPAVECYAICSDAWTGLITGSLRELIETGAGDPDSVEKTAA; the protein is encoded by the coding sequence ATGTCAGACAGCAATTTCACCGTCTCCGTCCGCGTGGCCGCGACGCCCGATCAGGCCTTCGCCGCGATCGTCGATCCGCGCTCCTGGTGGGGCGAGAACATCGAAGGCGACGCCAGCCGCGTCGGCGCCGAATGGAGCTACCGCTACAAGGATCTGCATTACTCCCGGCAGAAGACAACCGAACTCGTTCTTGGCCGCAGGGTCGTCTGGGAGGTCGTCGACTCGGCCCTCAACTTCATCGAGGACCGGACGGAATGGACCGGTACCACGATCCGGTTCGACATCGCGCCGAAGGGCGAGCAGACCGAGATCGTCTTCACCCATGTCGGCATCAGGCCCGCGGTCGAATGCTACGCCATCTGCTCGGATGCCTGGACCGGCCTCATCACCGGCAGCCTGCGCGAGCTGATCGAGACCGGCGCCGGCGATCCCGACAGCGTCGAGAAGACGGCGGCCTGA
- a CDS encoding VOC family protein, with amino-acid sequence MKANTYIFFDSNCREAFAFYEKLGIGTVQDIITNKDAPPGQQYDPARADNVMHASLKIGDVLVMASDMPKDWYKKPEGYNIHLTAPNVTEAERLFAALSEGGEVQMPLEKTFWAERFGACVDRFNIPWMVSVDPAPAE; translated from the coding sequence ATGAAAGCCAACACCTACATCTTCTTCGACAGCAACTGCCGCGAGGCCTTCGCCTTCTACGAGAAGCTCGGCATCGGCACCGTGCAGGACATCATCACCAACAAGGACGCCCCTCCCGGCCAGCAATACGACCCGGCGCGCGCCGACAACGTCATGCATGCCTCGCTGAAGATCGGTGACGTGCTGGTGATGGCGTCGGATATGCCGAAGGACTGGTACAAGAAGCCGGAAGGCTACAACATCCACCTGACCGCGCCGAACGTCACCGAGGCGGAGCGGCTCTTCGCGGCGCTGTCGGAAGGCGGCGAGGTGCAGATGCCGCTGGAGAAAACCTTCTGGGCGGAGCGCTTCGGCGCCTGCGTCGACAGGTTCAACATCCCGTGGATGGTGAGCGTCGATCCGGCGCCGGCCGAGTGA
- a CDS encoding DUF4112 domain-containing protein, with the protein MTPKISSREAAARAASRVGDEFPELADLAFLLDSRWRIPVIGFRFGVDAVAGLLPVVGDLAAGLISVHIVHKAYRLGAPRRLILQMAGNVALDVAVGSIPLAGTVFDIFFKANNVNVRLLREHLAAQGKRLPPPLPEQKSTADLG; encoded by the coding sequence ATGACGCCGAAGATCAGCAGCAGGGAAGCGGCGGCCCGTGCGGCATCCAGGGTCGGCGACGAATTTCCCGAGCTCGCCGACCTCGCCTTCCTGCTCGACTCGCGCTGGCGCATCCCCGTCATCGGCTTCCGCTTCGGTGTCGACGCGGTGGCCGGGCTGCTGCCGGTCGTGGGCGATCTCGCGGCCGGGCTCATCTCGGTCCACATCGTCCACAAGGCCTACCGGCTCGGCGCGCCGCGCCGACTGATCCTGCAGATGGCGGGCAACGTGGCTCTCGACGTCGCGGTCGGATCGATTCCGCTCGCCGGCACGGTCTTCGACATCTTCTTCAAGGCGAACAACGTAAACGTCCGTCTGCTGCGCGAACATCTCGCAGCTCAGGGAAAGAGGCTTCCGCCGCCCCTGCCCGAACAGAAATCGACCGCCGACCTCGGCTAA
- a CDS encoding SRPBCC family protein, whose translation MSRSSETYGALIEPTTLKLQRLLPGTVDRVWGYLTKSDLRRKWLAAGEMVLEPGAPFELTWRNDELTTPPGHRPDGFAPVQSMASRIVEIDPPRRLVIGWGSEGEVTFELAPAGERVLLTIIHRRLVDRGSRLNVSAGWHAHVDILEATLAGEGPAPFWDNWVSLKGDYDRLLPPA comes from the coding sequence ATGAGCAGATCCTCCGAAACCTACGGCGCGTTGATCGAGCCGACGACCCTGAAGCTCCAGCGCCTGCTTCCCGGCACGGTGGACCGCGTCTGGGGCTACCTGACGAAGAGCGACCTTCGCCGGAAATGGCTTGCCGCCGGCGAGATGGTGCTGGAACCCGGCGCTCCCTTCGAACTCACCTGGCGCAACGACGAGCTCACCACGCCGCCTGGCCACCGCCCGGATGGGTTTGCGCCCGTCCAGAGCATGGCCAGCCGCATCGTCGAAATCGATCCGCCGCGAAGGCTGGTGATCGGCTGGGGCAGCGAAGGCGAGGTGACCTTCGAGCTCGCGCCCGCCGGCGAACGCGTGCTTCTGACGATCATTCACCGCCGGCTGGTCGATCGCGGCTCGAGGCTCAATGTCAGCGCCGGCTGGCACGCCCATGTCGATATTCTGGAGGCGACCCTCGCCGGCGAAGGGCCCGCTCCCTTCTGGGACAACTGGGTCTCGCTGAAGGGCGACTACGACAGGCTGCTGCCGCCCGCCTGA
- a CDS encoding ArsR/SmtB family transcription factor gives MVEQQLDTVFHALSDPTRRRMLARLSEGARSIGDLATPLDMSFAGASKHVRVLEKAGLVRRHVVGRTHWCHLEALRLKEARDWIDRYERFWTGRLDILEDLLRADLDAEQEKGKPT, from the coding sequence ATGGTTGAACAACAGCTCGACACCGTGTTTCACGCGCTTTCGGATCCGACCCGCCGCAGGATGCTGGCGAGGCTGAGCGAGGGTGCTCGCTCGATCGGCGATCTCGCGACGCCGCTCGACATGAGCTTCGCCGGCGCGTCGAAGCATGTGCGGGTCCTGGAGAAGGCCGGGCTGGTGCGCCGGCATGTCGTCGGCCGGACCCATTGGTGCCATCTCGAAGCGTTGCGCCTGAAGGAGGCGCGCGACTGGATCGATCGCTACGAACGGTTCTGGACGGGGCGCCTCGACATCCTCGAGGACCTGCTGCGCGCAGACCTCGACGCTGAACAGGAAAAAGGAAAGCCGACATGA
- a CDS encoding GNAT family N-acetyltransferase, with product MDIPVIETERLLLRGMTQGDFEAQAEMWADPVVTRFIGGVPLSREQAWIRHLRHIGSWQVMGFGFWAVIDKATNRLIGEAGFHDLKRDLTPSIEGTLETGWGFVPDAHGKGVATETVSAVLAWGDAQRPAMRMTCLIDPGNTASIRVAEKHGFREFARSTYHGAPTILFERLRPA from the coding sequence ATGGATATCCCCGTCATCGAAACCGAACGCCTGCTGCTGAGAGGCATGACGCAAGGCGACTTCGAGGCGCAGGCGGAGATGTGGGCCGATCCCGTCGTCACCCGCTTCATCGGCGGCGTGCCGCTGAGCCGCGAGCAGGCATGGATCCGCCATCTGCGCCACATCGGCAGCTGGCAGGTGATGGGCTTCGGCTTCTGGGCCGTCATCGACAAGGCGACGAACCGCCTGATCGGCGAGGCGGGTTTCCACGATCTCAAGCGCGACCTGACGCCCAGCATCGAGGGCACGCTGGAGACCGGCTGGGGCTTCGTGCCGGACGCGCACGGCAAGGGCGTCGCCACGGAGACGGTCTCGGCCGTGCTAGCCTGGGGCGACGCGCAGAGACCCGCCATGCGCATGACCTGTCTCATCGATCCCGGCAACACCGCGTCGATCCGGGTTGCCGAGAAACACGGCTTCCGCGAATTCGCCAGATCGACCTATCACGGCGCGCCGACGATCCTCTTCGAGCGGCTCCGGCCGGCGTGA
- a CDS encoding SRPBCC family protein — protein sequence MPLARRIEPDAGHELTITRIYDAPRALVFRMWTDPDHMRVWSCPRGMTIPEATGGTAATGGSFRVVMQRADGQRHVMRGTYVDVSPIERISFTHQWEEDGWEGNGGLSPLTTVTVRFEDTLDGRTRLTLHQGNFRNAAVRDGHEAGWTESLDKLAEHLETVS from the coding sequence ATGCCGCTTGCACGACGGATCGAGCCCGATGCGGGCCACGAACTGACGATCACCCGCATCTACGACGCGCCGCGCGCGCTGGTGTTCCGGATGTGGACGGACCCGGACCACATGAGGGTGTGGAGTTGCCCGCGCGGCATGACCATCCCTGAGGCCACGGGCGGCACGGCCGCCACCGGCGGATCGTTCCGGGTGGTGATGCAGCGCGCAGACGGACAGCGCCACGTCATGCGCGGCACCTATGTCGACGTCTCGCCCATCGAGCGCATCTCCTTCACCCACCAGTGGGAGGAGGACGGTTGGGAAGGCAATGGCGGCCTCAGCCCGCTGACGACCGTCACCGTACGCTTCGAGGACACGCTGGACGGCAGGACCAGGCTGACTCTGCACCAGGGCAACTTTCGCAACGCGGCAGTCCGTGACGGCCATGAGGCAGGCTGGACAGAATCGCTCGACAAGCTTGCCGAGCATCTGGAGACGGTATCGTGA